A section of the Salmo trutta chromosome 4, fSalTru1.1, whole genome shotgun sequence genome encodes:
- the LOC115192470 gene encoding kininogen-1: protein MKLGVRLCVLVVFSLQLWAPGQGQELEPEQVLAFCDDKDVEAAVDLALVKYNEKLPYGNQLALYQILESSKAQNDSCTQYFVEFNSRVTDCPAGGDKVWRDCDYLPTGNKVPRPCKATVHMSETDKKVLAVFCDPVEAPVVAERTMCLGCPREIDVESEDLKDPLTYSITRFNADSDSSHHFILNSVGFATRQVVAGFRYRLMFDMRKSNCSKADHKELNDECHPDPDVELAHCNSTVDVAPWRHETAEANVECAPGPLDNFEVFRRRPPGWSPLRNFNNFAEVKTTQASTASAKEESSEESQERSPTAVTMANTDPEPALPSVAPTTAAESPFHCPSKPWKQFVPPTTLRPAQEKSPTPLPVVEEGLSDLDLLGKK, encoded by the exons ATGAAACTTGgagtgagactgtgtgtgctgGTGGTGTTCTCTCTCCAGCTTTGGGCTCCAGGACAGGGGCAGGAGCTGGAGCCAGAGCAGGTCCTGGCGTTCTGTGATGACAAAGATGTGGAGGCAGCTGTGGACTTGGCCCTAGTCAAGTATAATGAGAAGCTTCCTTATGGAAATCAACTAGCACTCTACCAGATTCTGGAGTCCTCAAAG GCTCAGAATGACTCATgcactcagtactttgtggaaTTCAATAGCAGGGTCACTGACTGTCCAGCAGGGGGAGACAAAGTCTGGAGAGACTGTGACTACCTCCCTACCGGGAACAAG GTGCCAAGGCCTTGTAAGGCAACAGTCCACATGTCAGAGACAGATAAAAAGGTCCTGGCAGTTTTCTGTGACCCAG TGGAGGCCCCTGTTGTTGCTGAACGGACCATGTGTCTGGGGTGTCCTAGGGAGATTGATGTGGAGAGTGAAGACCTGAAGGATCCCTTGACATACTCCATCACCAGGTTCAATGCTGATTCTGACTCCAGCCACCACTTCATCCTGAACAGTGTTGGCTTCGCTACTAGACAG GTGGTTGCTGGATTCAGGTATAGACTGATGTTCGATATGAGGAAAAGCAATTGCTCCAAAGCAGACCACAAAGAGCTGAACGACGAATGTCATCCAGATCCTGATGTG GAACTCGCTCACTGCAATTCCACAGTAGACGTGGCACCTTGGAGGCATGAGACTGCAGAAGCAAATGTGGAATGTGCACCGGGTCCCCTTGACAATTTT GAAGTCTTTAGAAGAAGACCTCCTGGTTGGTCTCCCTTGAGGAACTTCAACAATTTTGCTGAAGTTAAAACAACCCAAGCTTCTACTGCTTCAGCCAAAGAGGAGTCATCAGAGGAGTCTCAGGAGCGCAGCCCGACTGCTGTGACCATGGCTAACACAGACCCAGAGCCAGCCCTGCCCTCTGTGGCCCCCACCACTGCTGCTGAGAGCCCCTTCCACTGCCCCTCCAAGCCCTGGAAGCAGTTTGTCCCCCCAACAACCCTGAGGCCTGCACAGGAAAAAAGCCCAACACCTTTGCCAGTGGTAGAGGAGGGCTTAAGTGATTTAGACTTGCTGGGGAAAAAATAA